DNA from Mucilaginibacter mallensis:
GTCTCTTTCCCAGAACCGCCATCAATTAATACTTTTAAGAAAGATCCATTCCCTGATACGATAAGGAAAAAACATTTTGGCCGTGCAGCACTCTTTTTGGGGATAGCTGAATTAACCCCATTTATTTATGACCGGTATATTGTACAAGCTGATTTTGCCATGATCTCCTGGAGGTCAACATGGCATAATTTAAAGCCCAGCAGTTGGGAGTTTGATGATGATGAGTTTACTACTAACCAATTTGGCCATCCATATCATGGAAGCCTGTTTTATAGCGCTTTCAGGGCCAATGGCTACAGCTTTTGGCAATCTGTGCCGGCTACAGCCACAGGTAGCTACCTGTGGGAAACATTTGCCGAGAAGCAACCGCCATCGCCTAATGATTTTATAAACACAACCTTTGGTGGTGCAGTTATAGGCGAGATGACTTACCGTTTATCAAACAAGATCATTGACAATACCGCCACAGGCTTTAAACGCCAGGCTGATGAAGTGCTGGCTTTCCTGATAAACCCGATGAACGGCTTGACCCGGATAACAGATGGCAGGTGGGGTAAAGTAAATACCAATCCAGCATTGCGCGATTCCAGTAAGATATCTGCTCAGCTTGATTTTGGTTTCAGGGAATATAATGTGGGTAATAATAACCCGTTTCAAAATGGCAGTAAGGGTTGGTACGCCCATGCAAAACTTATATACGGCGACCCGGATGAGGGTTATGAGAAACCTTTCAGCAATTTTGTTGTAAATGCTGAAATTGGTAAGGACGATAGTACCGCGCTTAACATGGTTAGTATTTACGGCTCATTAACCGGTTGGGAACTTAAATCAACGGATGTTGTTCAACATCTGCTGATACTATCGGCCAATTATGATTATATCCATAATTCGGCATTCTTTTATGGTGGGCAAAGTGTTAAGTTTAACCTGTTCTCAAAGTTTAAGATTGATAATGGGATGTTTATAAACACCGCTTTTGGCGCAGGCGGCATACTTTTAGCTGGTGTGCCCGATCCTTATACTTATAAGGGTAGAAATTATGATTATGAATCAGGACTTGCATTTAATGCGGGTGGCACCATTGCCGTTGATCATAAACTATATTACAGCATTAATTACCGTGGTGGATGGATGTGGACTATTAATGGCAATAAATCATCATACCTGTTACATAACATCACCAATGAACTAAGCTATTTTATAATAAAGGATATAGCCCTTGTTGCCGAAGCCGGTTACATCAGGCTGAACGGGAACTATAGTAATTTTGCTGATATCGACAGAAAATACCCGTACTTTAAAGCAGCAGTACGATATAACGTCGATTTCTGAAAACAAGTTGAAGCTGAAAAATTGCCGGTTGAATTTGTTAAGGTATGTTAAAGTTTTACCAGATAGCCTGTTAAACGTTAAATTAGATTCAATAATTCAAACCAAAACATCACAACAAAATGAGGCTTACAGGTATATTACTTTTAATGCTTTTACCCTTATCAATTTTTGCGCAGCATTTAACCGGAACTGTTATTGACAGGAGCGACGAATTACCCGTAGTTTTTGCAACCATTGCGGCCAGATCAGAAGTAACAGTTACCTCGTATTCGGGCCAGTTTAGCTTGACTAACGTTATTCCCGGTGATACTATAAAAATCACCTGTGTGGGCTACAAGCCTTACAAACGAATATATAGAAAAACCAAAGCGGATACACTTCTCATATATCTGCAACAAAGCTCCATTTTATTAAAGGATGTTAATGTAAGGGCCCGACATAATTACAGGCAGGATTCGATTAATGTGCGCAGGCAATTTTCCTCTGTTTTTGATTATAAGGCGCCGGGATTAAAAGATATGTTTATAACTACTGATCCTTACGTTTACATTCCTTACAATTATATTGATGCGCCCAATAACGCTACAACAATACTCAGCGTGAATTTATTAGCTGTTGCTAATCTGCTCTCTAAAAACAAGG
Protein-coding regions in this window:
- a CDS encoding DUF3943 domain-containing protein, giving the protein MPLNRTYLKKKISIPFFFTIISLCFANFAQAQLVSFPEPPSINTFKKDPFPDTIRKKHFGRAALFLGIAELTPFIYDRYIVQADFAMISWRSTWHNLKPSSWEFDDDEFTTNQFGHPYHGSLFYSAFRANGYSFWQSVPATATGSYLWETFAEKQPPSPNDFINTTFGGAVIGEMTYRLSNKIIDNTATGFKRQADEVLAFLINPMNGLTRITDGRWGKVNTNPALRDSSKISAQLDFGFREYNVGNNNPFQNGSKGWYAHAKLIYGDPDEGYEKPFSNFVVNAEIGKDDSTALNMVSIYGSLTGWELKSTDVVQHLLILSANYDYIHNSAFFYGGQSVKFNLFSKFKIDNGMFINTAFGAGGILLAGVPDPYTYKGRNYDYESGLAFNAGGTIAVDHKLYYSINYRGGWMWTINGNKSSYLLHNITNELSYFIIKDIALVAEAGYIRLNGNYSNFADIDRKYPYFKAAVRYNVDF
- a CDS encoding carboxypeptidase-like regulatory domain-containing protein, producing MRLTGILLLMLLPLSIFAQHLTGTVIDRSDELPVVFATIAARSEVTVTSYSGQFSLTNVIPGDTIKITCVGYKPYKRIYRKTKADTLLIYLQQSSILLKDVNVRARHNYRQDSINVRRQFSSVFDYKAPGLKDMFITTDPYVYIPYNYIDAPNNATTILSVNLLAVANLLSKNKAPETKLQKTLLLDEENTYVDRSFSKQKITALTNLKGDSLLNFMDDYRPTIAEAKKMTDYEMVLYIKKSYAEFIKNYKQDEKSPFAH